Part of the Ammospiza caudacuta isolate bAmmCau1 chromosome 3, bAmmCau1.pri, whole genome shotgun sequence genome, TGTCTGGTAGTTTTTCTTTATATAGCCTTTGAATTTTGTAACACAGCTCAATGGTGAGGGATGCTTGGGTTCATTTGCAAACAGAGTTTGAATTTCTTGGCTTTTGGGGGCGGGACAGAACATCTCACTGTTTGTTAGTGTGTCCTGTCTGTGGTGTGCTTTTTGCTCATGAGGCTAGGCCATCCCTGGCCAAGAAGAATTTGCAAATTGGAGCAGCATCCGCACATGCTTTTGCTGTGTGTACTTTCTGAACAAAGGGGATTACGAACTGTAAAGAGGAAGCTCCTCTTCCAGAAATCTTCACATGGACCCTGATGTCTGTTTGGAAGCCTGGGTGCTCTGAGACCCAGTTCTGACACGTGCCATTCTCCAGGAGAGCCATGCTGTGCTAAGCTATGATCAGAAACCAGTCTGTATGTGTGTAGGCTGCTTCAGTGCAGACAAAAATCACTGATAAACTGCCATTATAAAATGTAAGCTCAGCTGACTAAGCTGCTTTCTGGGCTGATTTTCTCTCTTGCACAGAAACACTCTGCCTTTACTGCTGCACTACCTGGAATTACTGTGTAGGCATTTCTACAGATGTACCAGAGATAGCTTTAATACTAAGTAGAAACTTGTTCCCACAAGCAAATTTTGACTTGTCATTTCCTTTGTCATTTGTTCTGAACAAGAACAGACTATTCAGGCTCAAGGGGACTGTCCCCTGGCTTGTCCCATGCTTGTGTTATCCTGGAAACCttattctgcagctgctgggaattACTCAGTGAGGTGAATATTTACTCAGGACTAATAAATTCTTGGTGAGCTGCTCATGATTTGATGCTGTCAGGTAGCTGGTGCAGGTGCCATTTGCAGCAGCATTGCTCCTGGAGCATGGAGTTCAAAGTCCCTCCGTGGAAGGGGACTTTCTTTCCCACAGATCACTCCAGAGGGCTGTTGAGGTGTTTTATCCACATGGTTCATAGTAAGAGAACATACCTGTTCCCTGAGCTTGTGAAAATACTGCCTTCTAGTCCTGTTTATTTCAACGGAGCTAGAGCTACAAAGGCAGCAAGATCCCAATGCTCTCTTTTTAAGCAACTGTCCCAACTAAGTCTGTGTTTGTGCCCTTGTGTACTGCTTCCCTTTAACTGCACGAGGTGTAGTTAGGCTGTTTCAGAGGAGCAGTTGAGAGCAATTCACCCTCTAATAGCCCTCTGCCTAGTCCAGGAGGTGCTGGTCTGCATCCCCTCAGCTGGAGAATGGCACTGAACCCACACCTTACTGCTGCCTCCATGAGCAGCCCTTGGTGAACATCCTGCTCTTGGCACATTGGATGGCAAAGCAAGAAAGAAGCAAGACTGCTTTTGAAGAAACCAGGGAATGCCCTGTGAGATGCCTGGGAGAGACCCAGCACAGTCAGGGGCTGCAGGTTAGGTCAGGGTATATTGGCAAGTGTTCTTCCCAGCTGTGGTCACCAGCCACCTCCCCAGGGCTGTTAGGGTGGCAAGACTCGGTCCTCCAGGGTCGGAGAAGCTCTTGGAAAAGtgcaaaatcaaataaattcATGGATAGCCTGGAGGATTGAGACACAAGCTGCTTTGAGGTGGAACAGCTGGGGAGAAGCCCTTCAAACCAAGGAAGTCATGCTCAAGCCTTGTAGTCACAGTCCCAGAGCCTACCAGGAAACATGTGGCAGAGCACAGGCGTCACTTTGACTCTTGGACTCGGGGGAGCATGGTTCCCTCACCTTTAGCATGAACTGTTAGCCAGATCTTCCTGGAATGATAGTCTATATTTACTCAGTTTGCCAACTCTATAACTTCATCAAAGCTGGATGACTCAAACTGCTGaggaaaccagaaaaaaagggaagtatCAGATTTATGGAGATACCTGGGGCTTTGTGCCCGACTGCCCTGCAGTTGGGGGGCACACACCCTCCTCTCATGGCTATGTGTTCACCTCTgtgagctgagcacagccaggagggtACAAATCCTTTTGCAGAAGAGCAAGGATGTTGAAGTAGCTGTCAGTGCAAACACTCCCTTTCAGAGCATGAGGCCAAGGTAACtgcaattaaaatgcaaaaaggTATTCTGAGAGGTAAAAGAAACAGTGTTCTGTTAAAATACTCTCGACAGAATAATGGAAGAGAAAGATTTTTGTCTGCAGCAGCTGTATTTCCAGCATTCTTGGTCTGGCTTTGCCTTTACAAGAAGTCTGTCGCATTTCCTTATTATTTAAAGGAACAGGGTGAGTAGCGAAAGTGAAAATCGCTTTATCCCAGGACGGATGCCGTGTCCTCACACCCACGATCCCgggctgagctggctgtgccGCATGTGGAGCTGCCGATGTCGCAGGAGCGCGGCGTGCAGGAGCGGCCGGAGGTGAGCGGCGGGAAACACACGGACTCCGGAGCAGCCGGGAGAGCACAGAAACTGCGGGGAGTTCAATTCTGCAGGCGAAGGAGCGAGTCAGGCCGCCCGGGGGGGCGTCGAACCCAGCCGGCCCGCGGGGCTGGGGCTCTCCGGGGGGATTttcaggcagctcctgcccggCAGCGCCGTGACCCGGACTTTCCGCGGCTCCCGGCGGTCCCGGGGGGCGGTCCCCGCGGGGAGCAGCGCGGGATGGGGCGGCCCGGTGGTCGCGGGTTCCCGGTGCGGGCGGGCGCCATGTGAGGGCCATGTGGGCGGCAGCTCCGCCCCGGCCGCTCCGGCACCTGGCGGCGGCACCCCCGGCCCGGGGCGGCGCGTCccctgccccggcccgccccgcccctccctgcccttgcGCTCCCTTCCCTCCGCTGCCGGCACTCGCACCCCCGCGGGCCGGGGGAGCCCTGCGGGCGGCTCGGCGGCGCCGGCATGTCCTGCGCCctcccggcggcggcggcggcggcggcgggagccaGCGCGCTGTCCCGGGGCGCGGCGGCCGAGGGCGGCCAGCAGGTAGGGACCGGGCTGCGGAGGGGCGGGCGGGCACATGGGGCTGAGTCACGCCGAGCAGCGCCGCGCCGGGggtgccccctgccctgggtATCGGCCCTTCTTTTCCCGGGAGGCGCCGCCGTGCCGGCTCTTCCCGGGTGGGAGCGCGGGCGGTGCGCGGAGAGCGccggggcacggccgggcaGCGGCTCTTCCCCAGCCGCGGGCAGCCGGGAAGGGAGCAGCGCTTTCCTGCCCGCTGCTCGCACCTCCGCCCGTCGGCCGCGCCGGAGCGAGGCAGGTGTAAAGCGCTGCCCGCCGGCAGAGCGGGAGCGCCGGTCCCCGCTCGGCTACCCAGctccccccagcagcagcagtgcccctgCCCACGGGGCTCTGCGACATCCCCGGCAGCCTGCCGTGCTCCAGCTCCCCCCAGCAGTAGCAGTGCCCCTGCGGCATCCCCCGGACAGCCTGCcgtgccccagctccccccagcAGTAGCATTGCCCCTGCGGCATCCCCCGGACAGCCTGCcgtgccccagctcccccctgCAGTAGCAGTGCCCCTGCGGCATTCCCCGGACAGCCTGCcgtgccccagctccccccatCAGTAGCAGTGCCCCTGCGGCATCCCCCGGACAGCCTGCcgtgccccagctcccccctgCAGTAGCAGTGCCCCTGCGGCATTCCCCGGACAGCCTGCcgtgccccagctcccccctgCAGTAGCAGTGCCCCTGCGGCATCCCCCGGACAGCCTGCCGtgccccagctcctctcagcAGTAGCAATGCCCCTGCCCGCGGGGCTCTGCGGCATCCCCGGCAGCCTGCCGTGCCCCAGCTTCCCCCATCAGTAGCAATGCCCCTGCGGCATCCCTCGGCAGCCTGCCGGCTTCCCCCCCTCTGCTTGGGGCCCGCCCGTGCACGGGGCCGAGGGATGCGCTGCTGTTTGCAGGGACCATGCGGTCTCTGGGAGACCGAGCATCAGCGCTGTAAAGTTGGAAACGTTCGTTCTCAGGAAGTTGCACACCCGACTTCGGGCATCTTCTGTGCGCACCTTGCAAACTAGCGAAGTGTTTCTGGCTGGTGTCTTCCAGAGTCGGGAAGAAGATGACAGAAAAGtaaggaggagagaaaagaatcGAGTTGCTGCGCAGAGGAGCCGGAAGAAGCAAACGCAGAAAGCAGATAAACTTCATGAGGTACTTGGTTCTTTGCAGGCATGGCTTGGGTACCAAGCACAGGACTTTACAATAAACTGGAATTCTTAAGCAGGCATGGGCCTGTTTTCACACAATCCTGTTCAGAGAGCTGTGGGTGTGAGGCACTGAAAGCGTGCTATGGGATGCCTGGTCGGGTACTCCAGACACTGATGCTGCTCTTGGacagtgcagctctgccttcagtGGCACTGCTAGGAAGAGAGAGACATGGTCCAGCCCTTGCCTCATCCTCCCTCTTTTGCTCTTCCTGTGACCCCCAAAGAATGGGATCACAGGGCTCCTTTGGGCTAAACCAGAACCATTTTCTTCTGTAATAGTGTTACGCTTGTCACGTTTGCTGTGACAGTGGATGAATTCTTGCTGTCTTACAAGGCAGAAGGTGATGGAAGAGGAGGGGACCATGCAGTGGCAATGCTGGCTTAAATAAATTCTAGAACTGTGGTGTCATCAACAGGATTCCCAGACATACCCAGTTGAAAAAGCTTCTTAGGAACTTGGGAACCTATAAGGGTGAGAGCTCGGCTTGGCTGGCTGTTACACTTGTATGCCTTGAAAAGTAACAGTGGGTGCTCAAACAGATGAAATGAAAGTAATTGATTCTTACAGAAGATCTTCATATCACAATGTGTTGTGCTTTTCTTGTGTCCCAGTGCAAACACTGGAGGACAGGGATCCCTTTTCTCTGATTTTGGATGTTAGCTTACACCACAGTGCTCTTGTAGCCAGGTGTCAGCTTTTGGGGCAGGTGTCACTTTTGCAGTACAAAACTGACTGCCACTGTGGCTGAGTCAGTTGCTCAGCTCTGAAGGTTCATCAcgggcttttttctttctcactgtGCAAGGATTTGCCAGCAGTTAGCAGAGACTAAGAGGGACAGTGTGGGGAGTTTTGGGCTTGGTTTTTCCCAGATCTCCTCTGAGTCAGCGCCTGAGAAAGCCAGGTGCAGGGTAGTTCTGAAAAGGGGTAAGCCCTGGCTTTTGTGGAATCATTTTTGGGCCCTGTGCCATCCTGCAGCCTATCTGATGTTCCTCCTGAACTTGAGGATCTTCCTCGTGCTGGGAATCTTCATTTTGAGGCACACAGGTTTTGCCAGCTGTGGGCACATCTGGTTGAATGGACATTCATTCTTAGCAAGAACAACGTGACAGTTTCACCCCTGAAAATGAGACTGAGCAATGGGACAGCAACATTTATTCCAAAACCCAGGACCATGGGGTTTGGGGCAAGAAGAGATGAGCAGAATGACAGTGGGGGTAAGACAGCTTGGCTGGAGTTTGGctccagtgctgtgtgctgTATTAGGAGGACTGTGCCTGTTTCACTCTGTGAGAGGTGGCTCAGGGGTGTGAGGGAGGGCCAGGGGCCCAAAGTTCtgcagcagaggggagcagaggcagtgccaggctgcccaggacaACATTGCATGAaagcctctccctgctgcctttcagGCACGTGTAGGCTTTGAAGTTTTCTCTGGAGCTTTCCCAGGGAGGTGAGATTGAGTGGGTGGATGTTGAGCCTTGGGCCAGCAGCAAGACATCCATCTGCAGGTTTTCAGTGGGCTGGCCCTGAACCTCCAGCTGTCTGCTCTTTGGGATGGGAAGGCTTAGAAGCAGGGACACTTGGGACACACAGTTATCAAAAAATGTAGCACAGGTGTCTTGCATCCATCACATGCATGCTGCAGAGCAACTCAAAATTCCTCTGCAGTTAACAGCAGCTTGTTTATTGCCAGAGAAGCCTTAGCTCAAAAGCAGTCAGGTCAGGGATAACCAAAGGCAGTGGTCTGGCCTTCTGGTGACAGAATGAGTCTGGCCTCAAGCTGGCATGATGCTTCCCTCCTCCTGAGTTCTCAGGCTTCTGAGAAGGTGGCTACAGCTCTGGCGGGCCTGGAGGAGAGCACTGGACATGCTGTGCTAGCCTGGATAAATGGCTtttccctgcactgccctggcGCAGGGGCTGCCCTTCTCtcaccagcagtgccaggcactgGGTTGGGTTTTCCCAGCGCCTCTCAGCAGTCAgtgctttcattttctctgaTCTCACCGTGCAGAGTCCATCTTGGCCCTTGCCATCAGAGGCAGCCCGGGGTGGAAGAGGCcaccaggggacacagccatccctgcctgcagccctgggctcctggggACTCTGAGGGCAGGTGGCATCTCCTGGTCTCTAGGGCTGGGAAAGGAATCCCAGTGCGCTCAGGGCACAGGTTGTAAAGCACCTTCCCTGTTCCAGCACCCAGGCTGGGTCTGTCTTTCTCTTAGCACTTTGTAAGTTGTACTAAGAAACCACACTGTTTTTCTACTGTTATGTGAATGTACTCGAGGTGGAAGCACTGAAAGGAATGTTTTGACTGTaagttgttgttgtttcttttctttcccctccttccaGGAATATGAGTCTCTTGAGCAAGAAAATACCTCCCTGAAAAGAGAAATCGGAAAGCTAACAGATGAAATGAAACACTTGAGTGAAGTGTTGAAGGATCATGAAAAGATCTGTCCACTATTGCACTGCACCATGAACTTTGTGACCATACCAAGGCCTGATGCACTTGCCAGCTGCCTACCAAGATGAGTGCTCTCCTCAATCACCTCTCAGTGTGATGTGTGAAAGTGCCATTAACGGGAGGTTTCAAGAGCTGCCGCAGCTCTACTCCACGTTGAATTGTTACAGTCTTCTGAATCTCAGGAAAACACCAGCatggaaaaaaagacaatttgAACAGCAGCTTCTAACTTGGTAGACTCTTCAAGCCATGGTTTTGCCTTTGGAAATGTCAAAGTGCCGTGCAGCTCACCATGGAGCGATGGAGTGTAGACAGGGAAAAGTACCAACCTCAGCCTGGAATGCCTTCCTCCCACACATCCACTGCCAGTAACCCTTTGTCACTTGTCACCCATGCCTGTCATGATCAGGCTGCTGGGTTTTATCTCTCTAAACAGGTTTGGTTAATAAAAGTGATGTCTCATCTCTATAATGTTCTCCAACTTCTTCAATAATCGATGTCTTTATAGCATCTCTGCTTTTCATTTGCTGGTTGATGCCAAAGTCTAATGCTAATTTTACTGTTAGTTGTTCTATTATTTACTTATCGCCTCTTCATTGGTTCCTCTTTTGAAGTGTGTGTAACAAAAGAGTTTTCTTAGTCTTTAATATTCCAAATCATCAGCCCTACTGGCATTAGCCCTTGGAGTGTTTTATATCCTAAAATACGGCCTGGTCAGTTTCTGATGGTGATTGTCTGCTCTGTgtggaagaaaagcaaacagagtTTGATGGTTTTAAACAttgttt contains:
- the BATF3 gene encoding basic leucine zipper transcriptional factor ATF-like 3 produces the protein MSCALPAAAAAAAGASALSRGAAAEGGQQSREEDDRKVRRREKNRVAAQRSRKKQTQKADKLHEEYESLEQENTSLKREIGKLTDEMKHLSEVLKDHEKICPLLHCTMNFVTIPRPDALASCLPR